The Klebsiella sp. RHBSTW-00484 genome includes a window with the following:
- a CDS encoding VOC family protein, which yields MKANVEYEFHHFGIPVQDGDTAGKFSAKAGMYTTDNPGKFRVQWHRFTDDSPLHPLLKTVPHVAFKVNSLAEAIAGETVILGPYEPIDDYQVAVIDDCGVPIELIETSLSDEELWARAASGQGSLYRKPEMQ from the coding sequence ATGAAAGCAAATGTAGAGTATGAATTTCATCATTTCGGTATACCGGTTCAGGACGGTGACACCGCAGGCAAGTTCAGTGCGAAAGCCGGGATGTATACCACCGATAATCCAGGTAAGTTTCGGGTGCAGTGGCATCGCTTTACCGATGACTCACCCCTGCATCCGTTACTGAAAACGGTTCCGCATGTGGCGTTTAAGGTCAACAGTCTGGCTGAGGCGATTGCGGGTGAAACAGTTATTCTGGGGCCTTATGAACCTATCGACGATTATCAGGTGGCGGTCATCGATGATTGCGGTGTGCCCATTGAGCTGATTGAAACCTCGCTCAGCGATGAGGAACTGTGGGCGCGGGCAGCCTCCGGTCAGGGGAGTCTGTACCGAAAGCCAGAAATGCAATAG
- a CDS encoding helix-turn-helix transcriptional regulator has protein sequence MQRPDEEARYDRLAVRLSVIISRLMAGETLTLQTLSGEFGVSIRTLRRDLHQRLVHLDIIGENGTYRLSESATRDHSPGAVSFARSTGIARIIPSQNRQLMHLLMNETGTSPCFIWHDLPSAWTQADSFHRLAEAICHHRVVSLLVGGVRHDEQEPYRLIYRHQHWYLVVCCRGSLRVFRLEDIISASLSEQTFRRRSEISSLITEEGFISALPHFRFISDVIHTFREQHPEHPSRPKGVKS, from the coding sequence ATGCAACGACCCGATGAAGAGGCCCGCTACGACCGGCTGGCCGTCAGATTGTCGGTCATTATCAGCCGGTTAATGGCCGGAGAAACGCTGACCCTTCAGACACTGTCTGGTGAGTTTGGTGTATCGATACGCACCCTGCGTCGTGACTTACATCAACGGCTGGTCCACCTCGACATTATCGGGGAGAACGGCACGTATCGGCTCAGTGAGAGCGCCACGCGTGATCACTCTCCGGGGGCCGTTTCCTTTGCCCGCAGTACCGGTATCGCACGCATTATCCCGTCGCAGAACCGGCAACTGATGCACCTGCTGATGAATGAAACGGGCACCTCACCCTGCTTTATCTGGCACGACTTACCGTCAGCATGGACACAGGCTGACAGTTTTCATCGTCTGGCCGAAGCCATTTGTCATCACCGGGTGGTCAGTCTGCTGGTCGGCGGTGTCCGTCACGATGAGCAGGAGCCTTACCGCCTGATTTACCGGCATCAGCACTGGTATCTGGTCGTCTGTTGCCGGGGGAGCCTTCGGGTGTTCCGGCTGGAAGACATTATCTCGGCCTCACTCTCAGAGCAAACCTTCCGTCGCCGGAGCGAAATCAGTTCGCTCATTACTGAAGAGGGATTTATCAGCGCACTGCCCCACTTTCGCTTTATCAGTGATGTCATTCACACCTTCAGGGAACAACACCCTGAACATCCATCCAGACCCAAAGGAGTCAAATCGTGA
- a CDS encoding ATP-binding protein: protein MEFDDLTTFVGRNDIGKSTILEALEIFFNNSVVSIEKGDACIHSGQDNVEITCEFIDLPPSLTLDSGAETTLQEEFLLTGTGSLKIRKIFNCSNKKPTAEIFVIANHPAAAGFQNLLELKEKELQARVKELGLDVSLKGNPGMRKAIWAASSDLQLTETGLLISKAKEDTKRIWDQIESWLPMFALFQSDRSSRDSDDEVQSPMKAAITAALAEVQDDIARIQLRVQQKAEEIARNTHEALKTIEPGLARELTPEFTPPTPAKWQGLFSVGLNTDGGIPLNKRGSGVRRLVLVSFFKAEAERRLKSSNRRSIIYAIEEPETSQHPNYQRILIESFKSLSLETGCQVILTTHSPGFAAELPGDSIRFVSRNAETGQPTIQAGADVFGIVTDTLGVTPDNRVRLLFCVEGPTDVAAFKALSKALHAEDNTLPDLENDERVAFIVLGGGTLKHWVNENYLRALNRREIHIYDRDVPAYADAVNAVNARANGCWAAQTLKHEVESYLHPDAIHEAFGVMIDVTDHPVGGKATPKVFAEAYSLAQRFDGVMKDNAAKARLAERAFPLMTAARIHERDPEGEVIGWMRRIRDMIQ, encoded by the coding sequence GTGGAGTTTGATGACCTGACAACCTTTGTCGGACGCAACGACATTGGCAAATCGACGATCCTTGAAGCGCTGGAGATCTTCTTCAACAACAGCGTGGTATCAATCGAAAAAGGCGATGCCTGTATTCACAGCGGACAGGACAATGTGGAGATCACCTGCGAGTTTATCGATCTTCCCCCTTCCCTCACGCTGGATTCCGGCGCGGAAACCACGCTCCAGGAAGAGTTTCTGCTGACGGGGACCGGCTCACTGAAAATCCGCAAGATCTTTAACTGCAGTAACAAAAAACCGACCGCAGAGATTTTTGTCATTGCAAACCACCCTGCTGCTGCCGGTTTTCAGAATCTCCTGGAACTGAAGGAAAAAGAGCTTCAGGCCAGGGTGAAAGAACTGGGACTCGATGTTTCGCTTAAGGGGAATCCCGGGATGCGAAAAGCCATATGGGCGGCATCATCAGATCTGCAACTGACAGAAACAGGACTCCTCATAAGCAAAGCCAAAGAAGACACAAAACGCATCTGGGACCAAATCGAGAGCTGGTTGCCCATGTTTGCTCTTTTCCAGAGCGACAGAAGCAGCAGGGATTCCGACGATGAAGTACAAAGCCCGATGAAAGCCGCCATTACGGCTGCACTGGCCGAAGTCCAGGACGACATTGCCAGGATCCAGTTGCGTGTCCAGCAAAAGGCTGAAGAGATTGCCCGAAACACACATGAGGCGCTGAAAACCATTGAACCCGGCCTGGCGAGAGAACTTACTCCCGAGTTTACACCTCCCACTCCGGCAAAATGGCAGGGGCTGTTCTCCGTTGGTCTCAACACTGACGGAGGGATCCCGCTGAATAAACGTGGCAGCGGCGTCCGTCGTCTGGTGCTGGTGAGCTTTTTTAAGGCCGAAGCAGAACGACGACTTAAGTCCAGCAATCGCCGCAGTATCATCTACGCCATTGAAGAGCCCGAAACTTCACAGCACCCTAATTACCAGCGGATCCTGATTGAGTCATTTAAATCCCTGTCTCTCGAAACCGGCTGCCAGGTTATCCTTACCACGCACAGTCCGGGCTTTGCTGCAGAGCTACCGGGTGACAGTATTCGCTTTGTTTCCCGTAATGCTGAAACGGGTCAACCAACCATTCAGGCTGGCGCTGATGTTTTCGGCATCGTCACGGATACGCTGGGCGTCACACCAGACAACCGGGTCAGACTGCTGTTCTGCGTGGAAGGGCCGACCGATGTCGCTGCCTTTAAGGCTCTCAGTAAAGCGCTGCATGCAGAAGACAACACCCTTCCTGACCTGGAGAATGACGAACGTGTGGCGTTTATCGTACTGGGTGGCGGAACGCTCAAGCACTGGGTCAATGAAAATTATCTTCGTGCCCTTAACCGCAGGGAGATTCATATCTACGACCGTGATGTGCCTGCTTATGCTGACGCGGTGAATGCCGTTAATGCACGAGCCAACGGATGCTGGGCGGCTCAGACGCTAAAACACGAGGTCGAAAGCTATCTTCATCCCGATGCCATTCACGAAGCCTTTGGTGTGATGATCGACGTCACCGACCATCCTGTCGGCGGTAAGGCTACCCCTAAAGTGTTTGCGGAAGCGTATTCACTGGCTCAGCGATTTGATGGCGTGATGAAAGATAACGCCGCCAAAGCCCGTCTCGCAGAGCGGGCATTTCCCTTAATGACAGCAGCACGTATCCATGAACGCGATCCGGAAGGTGAAGTGATCGGCTGGATGCGCAGGATACGTGACATGATCCAGTGA